One region of Anaeromyxobacter paludicola genomic DNA includes:
- a CDS encoding DUF1440 domain-containing protein: MWGRERRAGSWAGDALLGALGGLAASWVMDRVQASVLQRLGTEETRRSEREASGSGEPATYRAAEALARPFGIPLDGRRKALGAEVVHYATGAGWGALYGIAEHRLGWPTLLSGVAFGALVFALGDELIVPLLGWAGGPRRYPASVHGKALAAHLVYGASTAGAWRTLSGALHL, translated from the coding sequence ATGTGGGGTCGAGAGAGGCGGGCCGGGAGCTGGGCGGGGGACGCGCTGCTGGGAGCGCTCGGAGGGCTCGCCGCGTCCTGGGTGATGGATCGGGTCCAGGCGAGCGTGCTCCAGCGGCTCGGCACCGAGGAGACCCGCCGGAGCGAGCGCGAGGCCTCTGGATCGGGGGAGCCGGCCACCTACCGGGCGGCGGAGGCGCTGGCGCGACCCTTCGGGATCCCGCTCGACGGCCGGCGCAAGGCGCTCGGGGCCGAGGTCGTCCACTACGCCACGGGCGCGGGGTGGGGGGCGCTGTACGGGATCGCGGAGCACCGGCTCGGCTGGCCGACCCTGCTCTCGGGCGTCGCCTTCGGGGCGCTGGTGTTCGCGCTAGGCGACGAGCTGATCGTCCCGCTCCTCGGCTGGGCGGGAGGCCCGAGGCGGTATCCCGCGTCGGTGCACGGCAAGGCGCTCGCGGCCCACCTCGTGTACGGGGCGAGCACCGCCGGGGCGTGGCGGACGCTCTCCGGCGCCCTTCACTTGTAG
- a CDS encoding TraR/DksA family transcriptional regulator — protein sequence MTPKKLAAVRAALLRLREELVRAGPARIEPNRQDPATTGVADEDAQALSEMLQSLASARNRGQSDLLALVDKALHKLDAAPEDFGLCEDCEEEIPAKRLAVMPYAPLCAECQAKREPRRQATRRHLTDYK from the coding sequence ATGACTCCCAAGAAGCTCGCCGCCGTCCGCGCCGCCCTGCTCCGGCTCCGGGAGGAGCTGGTGCGCGCCGGTCCGGCCCGGATCGAGCCGAACCGCCAGGACCCCGCCACCACCGGCGTCGCCGACGAGGACGCGCAGGCGCTGTCCGAGATGCTCCAGTCGCTCGCCTCGGCCCGAAACCGCGGCCAGTCCGACCTCCTCGCGCTCGTGGACAAGGCGCTGCACAAGCTCGACGCCGCGCCCGAGGACTTCGGCCTGTGCGAGGACTGCGAGGAGGAGATCCCGGCGAAGCGGCTCGCCGTCATGCCCTACGCGCCCCTCTGCGCCGAGTGCCAGGCGAAGCGCGAGCCGCGCCGCCAGGCCACCCGGCGCCACCTCACCGACTACAAGTGA
- a CDS encoding HAD-IG family 5'-nucleotidase, whose product MATPPAPLDATASPGRAYDDPELQALLARPHPGHREVPRARQIFVNRNLRMDKVELVGFDMDYTLAIYQLRHLEELAFELTLARMVSQLGYPPAVGSIRYDAEFVIRGLVMDKQTGNIFKMDRHNHCGRCYHGRRPLPHEEMRRLYRDEKIHLSLPRFAWIDTLFALPEAALFAEIIELLEGQGQRVDYGKLYEDIRESIDTVHRDGTLKEIVKRDLARYLVKDLELGPALHKLRSGGKKLFLLTNSLADYTDAVMTHILDGVLPEYPSWRNYFDVVITGAGKPGFFADRRPLFEVGPDLARAGEARSLERGRLYEGGDLATFEKLVGIGGDRVLYVGDHIYGDILRTKRSSLWRTCMIVQELEPELAWLERNEAGLAELGRLEELRARVDDELSLHRTGLNALDRRLDREALPPGAREELDAERRQLKHELEQLRHAVRDANARIEALQGQIEEGYNRYWGLTFKEGNENSRFGEQIEDYACLYTSRVSNFVFYSPMQYFRSLRAAMPHERQGHRLNPYGDEHAPAVAGSRPSKWSKASR is encoded by the coding sequence ATGGCGACTCCTCCTGCCCCGCTCGACGCGACCGCCTCCCCCGGACGTGCCTACGACGATCCCGAGCTGCAGGCGCTCCTCGCCCGGCCGCACCCCGGCCACCGCGAGGTCCCGCGGGCGCGGCAGATCTTCGTCAACCGCAACCTGCGGATGGACAAGGTCGAGCTCGTCGGGTTCGACATGGACTACACGCTCGCCATCTACCAGCTGCGCCACCTCGAGGAGCTCGCCTTCGAGCTGACGCTGGCGCGGATGGTGTCCCAGCTCGGCTACCCGCCGGCGGTCGGATCGATCCGGTACGACGCGGAGTTCGTGATCCGCGGGCTGGTGATGGACAAGCAGACCGGGAACATCTTCAAGATGGACCGGCACAACCACTGCGGCCGCTGCTACCACGGCCGGCGGCCGCTGCCCCACGAGGAGATGCGCCGGCTCTACCGGGACGAGAAGATCCACCTCTCGCTGCCGCGCTTCGCCTGGATCGACACCCTCTTCGCGCTGCCGGAGGCCGCGCTCTTCGCCGAGATCATCGAGCTGCTCGAGGGGCAGGGGCAGCGGGTGGACTACGGGAAGCTCTACGAGGACATCCGGGAGTCGATCGACACCGTCCACCGCGACGGGACGCTCAAGGAGATCGTGAAGCGGGACCTCGCCCGGTACCTCGTGAAGGACCTCGAGCTCGGGCCGGCGCTGCACAAGCTCCGCTCCGGCGGCAAGAAGCTCTTCCTGCTCACCAACTCGCTCGCCGACTACACCGACGCGGTGATGACGCACATCCTCGACGGCGTGCTCCCGGAGTACCCGAGCTGGCGGAACTACTTCGACGTGGTCATCACCGGCGCCGGGAAGCCCGGCTTCTTCGCGGACCGGCGGCCGCTCTTCGAGGTCGGTCCCGACCTCGCCCGCGCCGGCGAGGCGCGCAGCCTGGAGCGCGGCCGCCTCTACGAGGGCGGCGACCTCGCCACCTTCGAGAAGCTGGTCGGGATCGGCGGCGACCGGGTGCTCTACGTCGGCGACCACATCTACGGCGACATCCTGCGCACCAAGCGCAGCTCGCTCTGGCGCACCTGCATGATCGTGCAGGAGCTCGAGCCGGAGCTGGCCTGGCTCGAGCGGAACGAGGCGGGGCTCGCGGAGCTGGGGCGGCTCGAGGAGCTCCGGGCCCGCGTGGACGACGAGCTCTCGCTCCACCGCACCGGCCTCAACGCCCTCGACCGGCGCCTCGACCGGGAGGCCCTGCCGCCCGGCGCGCGCGAGGAGCTCGACGCCGAGCGGCGCCAGCTGAAGCACGAGCTCGAGCAGCTCCGCCACGCGGTCCGCGACGCCAACGCCCGCATCGAGGCCCTCCAGGGCCAGATCGAGGAGGGCTACAACCGCTACTGGGGGCTCACCTTCAAGGAAGGGAACGAGAACTCGCGCTTCGGCGAACAGATCGAGGACTACGCCTGCCTCTACACGAGCCGGGTCTCCAACTTCGTCTTCTACTCGCCCATGCAGTACTTCCGCTCGCTGCGGGCGGCGATGCCGCACGAGCGGCAGGGGCACCGGCTCAACCCCTACGGCGACGAGCACGCCCCCGCGGTCGCCGGCTCCCGCCCCTCCAAGTGGTCGAAGGCGTCGAGGTAG
- a CDS encoding helix-turn-helix domain-containing protein: MATKSKTQRDPRREVLRELGDRIRLLRRKRGLTQEDLAEALDLSVAYVSLIERGGRNPPFTTVVAIAQALGVGTSSLCGD; this comes from the coding sequence ATGGCCACGAAGTCCAAGACCCAGCGCGACCCCCGGCGAGAGGTGCTGCGAGAGCTGGGCGACCGCATCCGGCTGCTCCGACGCAAGCGCGGCCTCACCCAGGAGGATCTGGCGGAGGCGCTCGATCTCTCCGTGGCCTACGTCAGCCTCATCGAGCGCGGCGGCCGCAACCCACCGTTCACCACGGTGGTGGCGATCGCGCAGGCGCTCGGCGTCGGCACCAGCTCGCTCTGCGGCGACTAG
- a CDS encoding M16 family metallopeptidase gives MLRARRRHVPTRTPGPVLPLERVIAHTLPNGLRVRLLEERSAPTVSYYTFFQVGSRNERLGLTGISHLFEHMMFNGASKYGPKEFDRVLESRGGTSNAYTSNDLTVYHDDSASDALQTIVDLESDRMRSLALTPETLEQERQVVKEERRLRTDNSTFGLMEEQLESLVFLSHPYRWPVIGWMDDIERISREDCQEYFRTYYAPNNAAVYVVGDLDPRATLELIERHYGDIPSGPRPPPVCSGEPTQRGERRATIRFPAQAPALLAGWRAPEARSPDAAALDLLQTCLAVGESSRLRRRMVEQDEVVVSVSASYGWRIDPGVFLVFAEVAPGVKLERAERALWEELARVAAGGVSAGELRRAKRLLRSAVLHELSTHNGVAHALGQSEALLGDWREAGRTLSQYETVTARDVKRVAASWLDPTKRSVVVLEPEGVR, from the coding sequence ATCTTGCGCGCCCGGAGGAGACACGTGCCTACACGTACACCCGGTCCGGTCCTGCCGCTCGAGCGCGTCATCGCCCACACCCTTCCGAACGGACTGCGCGTACGACTCCTCGAAGAGCGCTCCGCACCGACGGTGAGCTACTACACCTTCTTCCAGGTGGGCTCGCGCAACGAGCGGCTGGGGCTCACCGGGATCAGCCATCTCTTCGAACACATGATGTTCAACGGCGCTTCCAAGTACGGACCGAAGGAGTTCGATCGGGTGCTCGAGTCGCGCGGCGGAACCTCCAACGCGTACACCTCCAACGACCTGACCGTCTACCACGACGACTCCGCCTCCGACGCGCTGCAAACGATCGTTGACCTCGAGTCCGACCGGATGCGCTCCCTGGCGCTCACCCCGGAGACCCTCGAGCAGGAGCGCCAGGTGGTGAAGGAAGAGCGCCGGCTCCGGACGGACAACTCGACCTTCGGCCTGATGGAAGAGCAGCTCGAGTCGCTGGTGTTCCTCTCCCACCCGTACCGCTGGCCGGTGATCGGGTGGATGGACGACATCGAGCGGATCTCGCGCGAAGATTGCCAGGAATACTTCCGGACCTATTACGCCCCCAACAACGCGGCGGTCTACGTGGTGGGCGACCTCGACCCGCGCGCCACGCTGGAGCTCATCGAGCGCCACTACGGGGACATCCCCTCCGGGCCGAGGCCCCCGCCGGTCTGCAGCGGCGAGCCGACCCAAAGGGGCGAGCGCCGGGCGACCATCCGCTTCCCGGCCCAGGCCCCGGCGCTGCTGGCCGGCTGGCGCGCCCCCGAGGCCCGCAGCCCCGACGCCGCGGCCCTCGACCTGCTCCAGACCTGCCTCGCCGTGGGCGAGTCCTCGCGCCTGCGCCGCCGGATGGTGGAGCAGGACGAGGTGGTCGTCTCGGTGTCGGCGAGCTACGGCTGGCGGATCGACCCCGGCGTCTTCCTCGTCTTCGCCGAGGTGGCGCCAGGGGTGAAGCTGGAGCGCGCCGAGCGCGCGCTCTGGGAGGAGCTGGCGCGCGTCGCCGCCGGCGGCGTCTCGGCGGGCGAGCTGCGCCGGGCGAAGCGGCTCCTGCGCAGCGCGGTCCTGCACGAGCTCTCGACGCACAACGGCGTGGCCCACGCGCTCGGCCAGTCCGAGGCGCTCCTCGGCGACTGGCGCGAGGCCGGGCGCACGCTCTCGCAGTACGAGACGGTCACGGCGCGCGACGTGAAGCGGGTCGCGGCCAGCTGGCTCGATCCGACGAAGCGCTCGGTGGTGGTCCTCGAGCCGGAGGGTGTGCGGTGA
- a CDS encoding M16 family metallopeptidase, protein MSDEISLPPIVDETLENGLQIILARREGVPLCAVRLLVRAGAALDPAGRHGLAHLVAQAARRGTARRSGREVDEEVEGLGAELGAGADEDASYFGLSAPSEFLSELIDVVADVVAGPTFPAGELSRIRRREVASLAHLLDEPGAVADRATIAAVFGKHPYGHPVDGRARHLAASTRADVTGFHRRWFGPRNAVLVVVGALDPAAALRLVRRKLGGWRSPAEPAPELGAPADPSREVVIVDRPDATQAQVRVAVPAFARASPEYFPALVANAVFGGGFTSRLMEAVRVNRGLSYGVRSRFAASRAAGFFYMSSFTKNESAAELVELLLSEAARFRDGGPTEEELERTRAYLCGLYPLALETHDQVADKLTEVALYGVDRDEVAGYRARVRAVTPSDCAEVARRHFPVERGVVVAVGPARQLEKSFARFGPVRVVSGKSLV, encoded by the coding sequence GTGAGCGACGAGATCTCCCTGCCGCCGATCGTCGACGAGACGCTCGAGAACGGCCTCCAGATCATCCTGGCCCGCCGCGAGGGCGTGCCGCTCTGCGCGGTGCGGCTCCTGGTGCGGGCCGGCGCGGCGCTCGACCCGGCCGGCCGGCACGGCCTGGCGCACCTCGTGGCGCAGGCGGCGCGGCGCGGCACGGCCCGGCGCAGCGGGCGCGAGGTGGACGAGGAGGTCGAGGGGCTCGGCGCCGAGCTCGGCGCCGGCGCCGACGAGGACGCCAGCTACTTCGGCCTCTCCGCTCCCTCCGAGTTCCTCTCCGAGCTCATCGACGTGGTGGCCGACGTGGTCGCGGGCCCCACCTTCCCCGCGGGCGAGCTGTCGCGGATCCGGCGCCGCGAGGTGGCGTCGCTGGCGCACCTGCTCGACGAGCCGGGGGCGGTGGCCGATCGGGCCACCATCGCGGCCGTCTTCGGCAAGCACCCCTACGGCCACCCCGTGGACGGCCGGGCCCGCCACCTCGCGGCCTCGACCCGCGCCGACGTGACCGGCTTCCACCGGCGCTGGTTCGGGCCGCGCAACGCCGTGCTGGTGGTGGTGGGCGCGCTCGATCCGGCGGCCGCGCTCCGGCTCGTCCGGCGCAAGCTCGGCGGCTGGCGCTCGCCGGCCGAGCCCGCTCCGGAGCTCGGCGCCCCCGCCGACCCGTCGCGCGAGGTGGTGATCGTGGACCGGCCGGACGCGACCCAGGCGCAGGTGCGCGTCGCGGTCCCGGCCTTCGCGCGCGCCTCGCCGGAGTACTTCCCGGCGCTGGTGGCCAACGCGGTCTTCGGCGGGGGCTTCACCTCCCGCCTGATGGAGGCGGTGCGGGTGAACCGCGGGCTCTCCTACGGCGTGCGGAGCCGGTTCGCCGCGAGCCGCGCGGCCGGCTTCTTCTACATGTCGTCGTTCACCAAGAACGAGAGCGCGGCCGAGCTCGTGGAGCTGCTCCTCTCGGAGGCGGCCCGCTTCCGCGACGGCGGCCCGACCGAGGAGGAGCTGGAGCGGACCCGCGCCTACCTCTGCGGCCTCTATCCGCTCGCGCTCGAGACGCACGACCAGGTGGCGGACAAGCTCACCGAGGTCGCCCTCTACGGCGTCGATCGGGACGAGGTGGCGGGCTACCGGGCGCGGGTCCGCGCGGTCACGCCGTCGGACTGCGCCGAGGTGGCGCGGCGCCACTTCCCGGTCGAGCGCGGGGTGGTGGTGGCCGTGGGCCCGGCGCGGCAGCTCGAGAAGTCCTTCGCGCGCTTCGGCCCGGTGCGGGTCGTCTCCGGCAAGAGCCTCGTCTAG
- a CDS encoding RluA family pseudouridine synthase — MSGLEPILIDAHLLAVAKPPGRIVIPGRGAPEPTLQEELQAVHGRLWVVHRLDRGTSGLLLFARSAEAHRALSLAFEGRAVEKRYLALVRGLPPAAWRSEAPIAAGRKGRMKAVAEGDPRGKPSATGFRTLEPLPARPGSGLPDLALVEALPETGRTHQIRVHLAAGGFPLAVDPAYGEDAPLRTAAGEPVLSRTPLHAAGLRLAHPITGAELSLEAPLPPDLSRALEAARGG, encoded by the coding sequence GTGAGCGGGCTCGAGCCCATCCTCATCGACGCGCACCTGCTCGCGGTGGCGAAGCCGCCGGGGCGCATCGTCATCCCGGGCCGGGGCGCGCCCGAGCCGACGCTGCAGGAGGAGCTGCAGGCGGTGCACGGCCGGCTCTGGGTGGTGCACCGGCTCGACCGCGGCACGAGCGGCCTGCTGCTCTTCGCCCGCAGCGCCGAGGCGCACCGCGCCCTGAGCCTCGCCTTCGAGGGCCGGGCCGTCGAGAAGCGGTACCTCGCGCTGGTGCGCGGCCTGCCGCCCGCCGCCTGGCGCAGCGAGGCGCCCATCGCCGCCGGGCGGAAGGGGCGGATGAAGGCCGTGGCCGAGGGCGACCCCCGCGGCAAGCCGTCGGCGACCGGCTTCCGCACGCTCGAGCCGCTCCCGGCGAGGCCCGGGAGCGGGCTGCCCGATCTCGCGCTCGTGGAGGCGCTCCCGGAGACCGGCCGCACCCATCAGATCCGGGTGCACCTCGCCGCCGGCGGGTTCCCGCTCGCCGTGGATCCGGCCTACGGCGAGGACGCGCCGCTCCGGACCGCCGCCGGCGAGCCGGTGCTGTCCCGCACGCCGCTCCACGCGGCCGGGCTGCGCCTCGCGCACCCGATCACGGGCGCCGAGCTGTCGCTGGAGGCGCCGCTCCCGCCCGACCTCTCGCGCGCCCTGGAGGCGGCGCGAGGCGGGTAG
- the alr gene encoding alanine racemase yields MPIRPTLATVDLDAVAHNYRLARASAGRPAIGVVKANAYGHGAVPVARRLAAEGAPFLAVALVEEGVELREAGLEVPILVLGAAYGERYDLLVSHRLTPLVFRRDHLAGLAAAARAAGVRAAAHLKLDTGMGRIGLPPGELAAFVDAARAAPEVAIEGLCTHFASADLEDRELTALQVRRFDDAAAALQAAGLPLRYRHLANSAGTLEFPEAWQDLTRPGIMLYGYVPFAPPGPVPPRAAEAAAALRPALRWTTGITHLKTVPAGTAVSYGGRWVAPRTSRIATLPLGYADGYHRRLSGRPGFGCGEVLVRGRRAPIAGTVCMDMCMIDVTDVPGVELGDEVVLLGTQGEARIDADELAQKAGTISYEILCNVGQRVPRAYVGQGR; encoded by the coding sequence ATGCCGATCCGGCCCACGCTCGCCACCGTCGATCTCGACGCCGTCGCCCATAACTACCGGCTCGCGCGCGCCTCGGCCGGCCGGCCCGCCATCGGGGTGGTGAAGGCGAACGCCTACGGCCACGGCGCGGTGCCGGTGGCGCGGCGGCTCGCGGCCGAGGGGGCGCCGTTCCTCGCGGTGGCCCTCGTGGAGGAGGGCGTCGAGCTCCGCGAGGCGGGGCTCGAGGTGCCCATCCTCGTGCTCGGCGCCGCCTACGGCGAGCGCTACGACCTCCTCGTCTCCCACCGGCTGACGCCGCTCGTCTTCCGCCGCGACCACCTCGCCGGCCTCGCCGCGGCGGCGCGGGCCGCCGGCGTGCGGGCGGCGGCCCACCTGAAGCTCGACACCGGCATGGGCCGCATCGGCCTCCCGCCCGGCGAGCTGGCGGCGTTCGTGGACGCCGCCCGGGCGGCGCCGGAGGTGGCCATCGAGGGGCTCTGCACCCACTTCGCCTCGGCCGACCTCGAGGACCGGGAGCTCACCGCGCTCCAGGTCCGGCGCTTCGACGACGCCGCGGCGGCCCTGCAGGCGGCCGGCCTGCCGCTCCGCTACCGCCACCTCGCCAACTCGGCCGGCACCCTGGAGTTCCCGGAGGCCTGGCAGGATCTGACCCGCCCCGGGATCATGCTCTACGGCTACGTCCCCTTCGCGCCGCCCGGCCCGGTGCCGCCCCGCGCCGCCGAGGCGGCCGCCGCGCTCCGCCCGGCGCTGCGCTGGACCACCGGGATCACCCACCTCAAGACGGTGCCGGCGGGCACCGCCGTGTCCTACGGGGGGCGCTGGGTCGCGCCCCGGACCTCCCGCATCGCCACCCTGCCGCTCGGCTACGCCGACGGCTACCACCGGCGGCTCTCCGGCCGCCCCGGCTTCGGCTGCGGGGAGGTGCTGGTGCGCGGGCGGCGCGCTCCCATCGCCGGCACGGTCTGCATGGACATGTGCATGATCGACGTGACCGACGTGCCCGGGGTGGAGCTCGGCGACGAGGTGGTGCTCCTCGGCACGCAGGGCGAGGCGCGCATCGACGCCGACGAGCTGGCCCAGAAGGCCGGGACCATCTCGTACGAGATCCTCTGCAACGTGGGCCAGCGGGTCCCCCGGGCCTACGTGGGGCAGGGCCGCTAG
- a CDS encoding MlaE family ABC transporter permease, giving the protein MSRFRAAFEDFGELIFFAGEVLAWTFRPPFRLALVVGQMAAIGVGSVMIVGVTGTFTGMVLALQTYYAMRQLGAEGLVGGSVAIALARELSPVLTALMIVGRSGSAITTELGTMRVTEQIDAMETMAVNPVQYLVVPRVLASIVMFPLLTMLFNVLGYAGGYAMGVGVSRIPAGPFIEHTRTFVEHKDIFSGLVKAVFFGFVVALITCYRGYRASGGAKGVGESTTRAVVMCSIGILVVDYLITLVTVGG; this is encoded by the coding sequence GTGAGCAGGTTCCGGGCGGCGTTCGAGGACTTCGGCGAGCTCATCTTCTTCGCCGGCGAGGTCCTGGCCTGGACCTTCCGGCCGCCGTTCCGGCTCGCCCTGGTGGTGGGCCAGATGGCCGCCATCGGCGTCGGCTCGGTGATGATCGTCGGCGTGACCGGCACCTTCACCGGCATGGTGCTGGCCCTCCAGACCTACTACGCCATGCGCCAGCTCGGGGCCGAGGGGCTGGTGGGCGGCTCGGTCGCCATCGCGCTCGCCCGCGAGCTCTCGCCGGTGCTCACCGCGCTCATGATCGTGGGCCGCTCCGGCAGCGCCATCACCACCGAGCTCGGCACCATGCGCGTCACCGAGCAGATCGACGCCATGGAGACCATGGCGGTGAACCCTGTGCAGTACCTGGTGGTGCCCCGGGTGCTGGCGTCGATCGTGATGTTCCCGCTGCTCACCATGCTCTTCAACGTGCTCGGCTACGCCGGCGGCTACGCCATGGGGGTCGGCGTCTCCCGGATCCCGGCCGGCCCCTTCATCGAGCACACCCGCACCTTCGTGGAGCACAAGGACATCTTCTCCGGCCTCGTGAAGGCCGTGTTCTTCGGCTTCGTGGTGGCCCTCATCACCTGCTACCGAGGCTACCGGGCGAGCGGCGGCGCCAAGGGCGTGGGCGAGAGCACCACGCGGGCGGTGGTGATGTGCTCCATCGGCATCCTGGTGGTGGACTACCTCATCACCCTCGTCACGGTGGGAGGCTGA
- a CDS encoding ABC transporter ATP-binding protein produces the protein MIEVVDLWKSFGENHVLKGIDCKVEKGTTFVVLGGSGSGKTVLMKHVIGLLHPDRGHVSVNGIDMSSISGQELTQARQMFGMVFQGAALFDSMTVFENVSFPLVEKRRHMKADEVRARVVEKLRVVDLGEEVLPRWPSELSGGMRKRVALARALVTDPQVVLYDEPTTGLDPITTDSVDSMIDAAKERLGVTSMVISHDIASAFKVADRLAVLYDGHIAAQGTPEEVRHSDDPFVRKFLSYWFKKQ, from the coding sequence GTGATCGAGGTGGTGGACCTCTGGAAGTCCTTCGGCGAGAACCACGTCCTGAAGGGCATCGACTGCAAGGTCGAGAAGGGCACCACCTTCGTGGTGCTCGGCGGCTCCGGCTCGGGCAAGACCGTGCTCATGAAGCACGTCATCGGCCTGCTCCACCCGGATCGCGGGCACGTCAGCGTGAACGGCATCGACATGTCGTCGATCTCCGGGCAGGAGTTGACGCAGGCGCGCCAGATGTTCGGCATGGTCTTCCAGGGCGCCGCGCTCTTCGACTCGATGACCGTGTTCGAGAACGTCTCCTTCCCGCTCGTCGAGAAGCGGCGGCACATGAAGGCGGACGAGGTGCGCGCCCGGGTGGTCGAGAAGCTGCGGGTGGTGGATCTCGGCGAGGAGGTGCTGCCGCGGTGGCCCTCCGAGCTCTCCGGCGGCATGCGCAAGCGCGTGGCCCTGGCCCGCGCCCTCGTGACCGACCCGCAGGTGGTGCTCTACGACGAGCCGACCACCGGCCTCGACCCGATCACCACCGACTCGGTGGACAGCATGATCGACGCCGCGAAGGAGAGGCTGGGGGTGACGAGCATGGTCATCTCCCACGACATCGCCAGCGCCTTCAAGGTGGCCGACAGGCTGGCGGTGCTCTACGATGGCCACATCGCCGCGCAGGGCACCCCGGAAGAGGTGCGCCACAGCGACGACCCCTTCGTGCGCAAGTTCCTCTCCTACTGGTTCAAGAAGCAGTGA
- a CDS encoding MlaD family protein — MNKPLRNKALAVGILAAVCGVAFLVAFTFFKKGGYSEKESYVVFAYFDDATGLTWKSRVEIAGIQVGEVEAVTLAGGRGRLDLRIKQDIPLRVDACVTKRFPSTLLPDAVLEASLGSASLPLLRDLPEKDREVKCVREAASVAKLLESVSKITVDLQTVSAGLADTVTGTRGSIRQIIENLQSISSNLDTAVAENTRTVSDILQNADSVSADLRRVTNTDRDKYMAIAKNLQDASEQLKQVLAGVQAVLGTQGGVPGGAGAPGAPGAPGRPAAAPGGTRQAESEQMKGVAQALAKVNDSLEDVKKISSKMAAGEGVAGKLLTDERLGKKLGNAIEGASDYVDRLTRLKLEVGMRSEWLLNERGSKTYFGLKILPRPDKYYLFEIINDPRGYKSVVNTTTTTETRDAAGNRIGYQTTIASATTQDIQQVLFSAEFAKRFGPATFRIGIIESSGGAGADLHLLDDALKISVNLYQFSRPDQSVLPRAKLWADYSPFQHLYLTVGSDDFLNAWRAGHYPGGPKFALGSDVFFGAGLFFTDDDLKALFGAVGGAVGSVSGGR; from the coding sequence ATGAACAAGCCGCTCCGAAACAAGGCCCTGGCCGTCGGGATCCTCGCCGCCGTGTGCGGCGTGGCCTTCCTCGTGGCGTTCACCTTCTTCAAGAAGGGCGGCTACTCCGAGAAGGAGAGCTACGTCGTCTTCGCCTACTTCGACGACGCCACCGGGCTCACCTGGAAGAGCCGGGTCGAGATCGCGGGCATCCAGGTGGGCGAGGTCGAGGCGGTGACCCTCGCCGGCGGGCGCGGCCGGCTCGACCTGCGCATCAAGCAGGACATCCCGCTGCGCGTGGACGCCTGCGTGACGAAGCGCTTCCCCTCGACGCTCCTGCCGGACGCGGTGCTCGAGGCGTCGCTCGGCTCGGCGAGCCTGCCGCTGCTCCGCGACCTCCCGGAGAAGGATCGCGAGGTGAAGTGCGTCCGCGAGGCGGCGAGCGTCGCCAAGCTCCTCGAGTCGGTCTCCAAGATCACGGTGGACCTGCAGACGGTCTCCGCCGGGCTCGCCGACACCGTCACCGGGACCCGCGGCTCGATCCGCCAGATCATCGAGAACCTGCAGAGCATCTCCAGCAACCTCGACACCGCGGTGGCCGAGAACACCCGGACCGTGAGCGACATCCTGCAGAACGCCGACTCGGTCTCGGCCGACCTGCGCCGCGTCACCAACACCGATCGCGACAAGTACATGGCGATCGCGAAGAACCTGCAGGACGCGAGCGAGCAGCTGAAGCAGGTGCTCGCCGGAGTGCAGGCCGTGCTCGGGACCCAGGGCGGCGTGCCGGGCGGGGCGGGCGCGCCCGGAGCACCAGGCGCGCCGGGCAGGCCGGCCGCCGCGCCGGGCGGCACGCGCCAGGCCGAGAGCGAGCAGATGAAGGGCGTCGCCCAGGCGCTCGCCAAGGTGAACGACAGCCTCGAGGACGTGAAGAAGATCTCGTCCAAGATGGCGGCGGGCGAGGGGGTCGCCGGCAAGCTCCTCACCGACGAGCGGCTCGGGAAGAAGCTCGGCAACGCCATCGAGGGCGCCTCGGACTACGTGGACCGGCTCACCCGGCTCAAGCTCGAGGTGGGGATGCGCTCGGAGTGGCTCCTCAACGAGCGCGGCTCGAAGACCTACTTCGGGCTCAAGATCCTGCCGCGGCCGGACAAGTACTACCTCTTCGAGATCATCAACGACCCGCGCGGCTACAAGAGCGTGGTCAACACCACGACCACCACCGAGACGCGCGACGCCGCCGGCAACCGGATCGGCTACCAGACCACCATCGCCAGCGCGACCACGCAGGACATCCAGCAGGTGCTCTTCTCGGCCGAGTTCGCGAAGCGGTTCGGGCCGGCCACCTTCCGCATCGGCATCATCGAGAGCTCGGGCGGCGCCGGCGCCGACCTGCACCTGCTCGACGACGCGCTCAAGATCTCGGTGAACCTCTACCAGTTCTCGCGCCCCGACCAGTCGGTCCTGCCGCGCGCCAAGCTCTGGGCCGACTACAGCCCGTTCCAGCACCTGTACCTGACGGTCGGGTCGGACGACTTCCTCAACGCCTGGCGCGCCGGCCACTACCCCGGCGGCCCCAAGTTCGCGCTCGGCAGCGACGTCTTCTTCGGCGCCGGCCTGTTCTTCACCGACGACGACCTGAAGGCGCTCTTCGGGGCGGTCGGCGGCGCGGTCGGATCGGTGAGCGGCGGCCGCTAG